One window of Candidatus Binatia bacterium genomic DNA carries:
- a CDS encoding quinone-dependent dihydroorotate dehydrogenase, with protein MNFYPALRRLLFRLDPERAHHLALSAAQLAEWTLEHVPLARPAAEGATGGAKPIELLGCRFPNPIGLAAGFDKNGIAPHLWERLGFGFAELGTVTARAQPGNPTPRMFRLEAERAIVNRLGFNNLGAEEVARTLARRLSVRPSIPIGINIGCSRVAVGDESAEVEDYRTSARLLAPLADYLAINVSSPNTPGLRDLHEPRRLGRLIAALREEVAASVGGRSAPPLLVKLSPDLADDAVPEICAAALDAGAAGFIASNTTIARPGCSSAAAAETGGLSGAPLRARATEMVALVRRACGPDVPIIGVGGVFTADDVREKLAAGANLVALYTALVYEGPLLVRRLVRELGA; from the coding sequence GTGAACTTCTACCCGGCGCTGCGCCGGCTGCTCTTCCGGCTCGACCCCGAGCGCGCCCACCACTTGGCGCTGTCGGCGGCGCAGCTCGCCGAGTGGACGCTCGAGCACGTCCCGCTCGCGCGCCCGGCGGCCGAGGGCGCAACGGGCGGGGCAAAGCCGATCGAGCTCCTCGGCTGCCGGTTTCCGAACCCGATCGGGCTCGCGGCGGGCTTCGACAAGAACGGCATCGCGCCGCACCTCTGGGAGCGTCTCGGCTTCGGCTTCGCCGAGCTCGGCACGGTCACCGCGCGAGCGCAGCCCGGCAACCCGACGCCGCGGATGTTCCGGCTCGAGGCCGAGCGCGCGATCGTGAACCGCCTCGGCTTCAACAACCTCGGCGCCGAAGAGGTCGCCCGGACGCTCGCGCGCCGGCTCAGCGTGCGGCCTTCGATCCCGATCGGGATCAACATCGGCTGCTCGCGGGTCGCGGTCGGCGACGAGAGCGCGGAGGTCGAGGACTACCGGACGTCGGCGCGTCTGCTGGCGCCGCTCGCCGACTACCTGGCGATCAACGTCAGCTCGCCGAACACGCCGGGGCTGCGCGATCTGCACGAGCCACGGCGGCTCGGCCGCCTGATCGCCGCGCTGCGCGAGGAGGTGGCGGCGTCGGTCGGCGGACGCAGCGCGCCGCCGCTGCTCGTCAAGCTGTCGCCCGACCTCGCCGACGACGCCGTGCCCGAGATCTGCGCCGCCGCGCTCGACGCCGGCGCGGCAGGCTTCATCGCGAGCAACACGACGATCGCGCGTCCCGGCTGCTCGAGCGCGGCTGCGGCGGAAACGGGCGGGCTCTCGGGCGCGCCGCTGCGGGCGCGCGCCACCGAGATGGTCGCGCTGGTGCGCAGAGCGTGCGGGCCTGACGTGCCGATCATCGGCGTCGGCGGCGTCTTCACCGCGGACGACGTGCGCGAGAAGCTCGCCGCGGGCGCGAACCTGGTCGCGCTCTACACGGCGCTGGTCTACGAGGGGCCGCTGCTCGTCCGCCGGCTCGTGCGCGAGCTCGGCGCTTGA
- a CDS encoding TIGR04283 family arsenosugar biosynthesis glycosyltransferase, whose amino-acid sequence MRLSVIVPALDEADEIEATLRRARAPQVVELLVVDGGSTDDTVARARPLADDVLIAPRGRALQMNAGARRACGDVLLFLHADTWLPEGFAEAVERAIAEGAIAGRFDVELRGTHPFLPVIATLMNARSRWTGISTGDQAIFVRRDVFARLGGFAPIPLMEDVELGTRLRRAGRLAPLRERVSTSARRWEEEGVARTIVLMWWLRFAYACGASPEWCARAYRRRRKR is encoded by the coding sequence GTGAGGCTCTCGGTGATCGTGCCGGCGCTCGACGAGGCGGACGAGATCGAGGCCACGTTGCGCCGCGCGCGCGCGCCGCAGGTCGTCGAGCTGCTCGTGGTCGACGGCGGCAGCACGGACGACACGGTGGCGCGCGCGCGTCCGCTCGCCGACGACGTGCTGATCGCGCCACGCGGACGCGCCCTGCAGATGAACGCCGGCGCGCGCCGCGCGTGCGGCGACGTGCTGCTCTTCCTGCACGCCGACACCTGGCTGCCGGAAGGTTTCGCCGAGGCCGTCGAGCGTGCGATTGCCGAGGGCGCGATCGCCGGGCGCTTCGACGTCGAGCTGCGCGGCACGCACCCGTTCCTGCCGGTGATCGCCACGCTGATGAACGCGCGCTCGCGCTGGACCGGGATCTCGACCGGCGATCAGGCGATCTTCGTGCGGCGCGACGTCTTCGCGCGGCTCGGCGGTTTCGCGCCGATCCCGCTGATGGAGGACGTCGAGCTCGGCACGCGGCTGCGCCGGGCGGGTCGGCTCGCGCCGCTGCGCGAGCGCGTCAGCACCTCGGCGCGGCGCTGGGAGGAAGAGGGCGTCGCGCGGACGATCGTGCTGATGTGGTGGCTGCGCTTCGCCTACGCGTGCGGCGCGTCGCCCGAATGGTGCGCGCGCGCCTACCGGCGTCGCCGCAAGCGCTGA